A window of the Streptomyces formicae genome harbors these coding sequences:
- a CDS encoding SSI family serine proteinase inhibitor, with protein MLRRLALTIAATAALAVTAPGTAASASAAASEPLPLPLLQSQQTADQLTLTTTETGNPKANGTFELTCGPVGGSHPEAQAACDRLAELSEGGGDPFEGAPEDSMCTQMYGGRATARITGTWQGRTVDATFDRTNGCEIDRWEKLEPVLPTART; from the coding sequence ATGCTGCGCCGCCTCGCTCTCACCATCGCCGCGACCGCCGCGCTCGCCGTCACCGCGCCGGGTACGGCCGCGTCCGCGTCCGCTGCCGCCTCCGAGCCGCTGCCACTGCCTCTGCTGCAGTCGCAGCAGACGGCGGACCAGCTCACCCTGACCACCACGGAGACCGGCAACCCGAAGGCCAACGGCACCTTCGAGCTGACCTGCGGTCCGGTGGGCGGTTCGCACCCCGAGGCGCAGGCCGCCTGCGACCGGCTGGCGGAGTTGAGCGAGGGCGGGGGTGACCCGTTCGAGGGGGCCCCTGAGGACTCGATGTGCACGCAGATGTACGGCGGCCGGGCCACCGCCCGGATCACCGGGACCTGGCAGGGGCGTACCGTCGACGCCACCTTCGACCGCACGAACGGCTGCGAGATCGACCGGTGGGAGAAGCTGGAGCCGGTCCTGCCGACCGCCAGGACGTAA
- a CDS encoding PAS domain-containing protein, which produces MSSRPSRGAARLAAILDALPDGLVLVNCNGTVVNANTIALEMFETPGTALVGRGLLDLLPSFDSKLIPGSMRRPEAADERGRTKPTRMVARRTDGSEFPVEVTSASLEDGQEAYASYSSSSGGGTGGSYTGDELLMLVVRDLSGAMDTEAELARSQRQTEMILRAAAEGVVGTDTDGRVVLVNPAAAQILGFRASDLGGKELHPLILHSRPDGEPFPYEESPLADTLKSGRKHRVRGQVLYAKDGSQVPVDLTTAPVRDGDQLVGAVMTFTDRRPYEQQARKHTAEITERDERHAAELAELTAKHTAELTGLTEKHAAEFADMTAELADKTERYAAEAEERDERLASLTARHHQLTAVLGDSLRGPLEELRGELGKLAADPAGQLWPEANQILHHLAAGYARMTTLVDNVLGFQRLDAGAEPLRRANVLLDGVVAAGVDGAVELIGPGRAQFAVHAPPIEAEVDAARLATALAHLIADVAGVDSTGRARAVAAGAVGGYVDSTIVVAAAQRGDVVRIEVRGPYPGGDPVHEPIVRGIVTAHGGVLQTHEVPGMSGSAYVLEVPLGEGAGTVTPPPPAEIAQAAPGAQAGPGAQAAPGDTSGNASGGVSTGGGRRRARRASTDAFLESPMDPEASGEPSGRRRAAGHADGDSDGGAVTGTGAGNGAGTGAGNGAGTNVAGSGTGRRRGRPSPAEAAEGAVVTAAEGAAGGGRPALGDTVPPQGVAPEAQTSRPTGRRARRAEAAVPALPAAPEGATGGQDNAGIPVPEPGAAPAAGWPVPAQGNPPAATGAAALEPAGAVAQPAGRRARRALGGPSTGSGTSTSAGAQEQVRSNQAEEVRTAFALPPADADRVPAPVAPTAPAAPVAPAAEGRHDAAPVAAGADHTPPQPHPVPTGRRRARQEAAPEPEWTANGTSTSGHGPAAVAGAAAPAQAGGGDSGSVPLPPAAPAPAPAPAPAPAPAPAPASAAPAAPDEPRRAAQPLPAEAPLPADASHGRSFSVRTLGQGVPFAQHAAGQSGQSGQTGAVAQPRQPSPNGTPGQDQTQNQTLGAGRRRKLATPPAGDSRGERALPETAARPHPQLQPTPTPGPGPGPAGQSGLPAQPQQPLQRIAAPAEGRAYAIGAPDEGAEGPEPLDGPGGAVEVANQPAPVPVDDELPPEPLDNPRRLLVWPAPDVATQQALSDRGYRPVIVHSREEVDAQIAAFPAALFVDPLTGPITRTALQSLRRAAVAAEVPVLLAAGLGQATREAAYGADPAVLLKALAPRDSEQHPSRVLLIEEQNDIATALTATLERRGMQVGRAGADADAVALAQQMRPNLVVMDLMQVRRRRAGIIDWLRANGQLNHTPLVVYTSAGLDRAELPKLSSGETVLFLAERSTSAEVQERIVDLLAKIGTN; this is translated from the coding sequence GTGAGCAGCAGGCCATCCCGAGGCGCTGCTCGCCTCGCAGCCATACTCGACGCTCTCCCGGACGGGCTCGTCCTGGTCAACTGCAACGGCACGGTGGTCAACGCCAACACCATCGCCTTGGAGATGTTCGAGACGCCGGGTACGGCGCTGGTGGGGCGGGGCCTCCTCGATCTGCTCCCGTCCTTCGACTCGAAGCTGATCCCGGGCTCGATGCGGCGCCCCGAGGCCGCTGACGAGCGCGGCCGTACGAAGCCCACCCGGATGGTCGCGCGGCGCACCGACGGAAGCGAGTTCCCCGTCGAGGTCACCAGCGCGAGCCTGGAGGACGGCCAGGAGGCGTACGCCTCGTACAGCAGCAGCAGTGGCGGCGGCACCGGCGGCAGCTACACCGGCGACGAGCTGCTCATGCTGGTCGTGCGCGATCTCTCCGGCGCCATGGACACGGAGGCCGAACTCGCCCGCTCCCAGCGGCAGACCGAGATGATCCTGCGGGCCGCCGCCGAGGGCGTCGTCGGTACGGACACCGACGGCCGGGTCGTACTCGTGAACCCGGCCGCCGCGCAGATCCTGGGCTTCCGCGCCAGCGACCTGGGCGGCAAGGAGCTGCACCCGCTGATCCTGCACTCGCGGCCGGACGGCGAGCCGTTCCCGTACGAGGAGTCGCCGCTCGCCGACACGCTCAAATCCGGGCGCAAGCACCGGGTCCGCGGGCAGGTGCTGTACGCGAAGGACGGCTCGCAGGTGCCCGTCGACCTGACGACGGCGCCGGTACGGGACGGGGACCAGCTGGTCGGTGCGGTGATGACGTTCACCGACCGACGGCCCTACGAGCAGCAGGCGCGGAAGCACACCGCCGAGATCACCGAGCGCGACGAGCGGCACGCGGCCGAACTCGCGGAGCTGACCGCGAAGCACACCGCGGAGCTCACCGGCCTCACCGAGAAGCATGCGGCCGAGTTCGCGGACATGACAGCTGAGCTCGCCGACAAGACGGAGCGGTACGCGGCGGAGGCCGAGGAGCGCGACGAGCGCCTGGCCTCGCTCACCGCCCGTCACCACCAGCTGACCGCCGTCCTGGGCGATTCGCTGCGCGGGCCGCTGGAGGAGCTGCGCGGCGAGCTCGGGAAGCTCGCCGCCGACCCGGCCGGGCAGCTGTGGCCCGAGGCCAACCAGATCCTGCACCACCTCGCCGCCGGGTACGCCCGGATGACCACGCTGGTCGACAACGTCCTCGGCTTCCAGCGTCTGGACGCGGGCGCCGAGCCGCTGCGGCGGGCGAACGTGCTGCTCGACGGGGTCGTGGCGGCGGGTGTCGACGGTGCGGTCGAACTGATCGGCCCCGGGCGTGCGCAGTTCGCGGTGCACGCCCCGCCGATCGAGGCCGAGGTGGACGCGGCCCGGCTGGCGACGGCCCTGGCCCATCTGATCGCGGACGTCGCCGGGGTCGACTCGACCGGCAGGGCCCGGGCCGTGGCGGCCGGGGCGGTCGGCGGGTACGTCGACTCGACGATCGTGGTCGCGGCGGCGCAGCGCGGCGATGTCGTACGGATCGAGGTGCGCGGGCCGTACCCCGGGGGCGACCCGGTGCACGAGCCGATCGTCCGCGGCATCGTGACCGCGCACGGCGGTGTGCTGCAGACGCACGAGGTGCCGGGGATGAGCGGCAGCGCATACGTGCTGGAGGTGCCGCTGGGGGAGGGCGCGGGGACGGTGACGCCACCGCCTCCCGCCGAGATCGCGCAGGCCGCTCCGGGCGCTCAGGCCGGTCCGGGCGCTCAGGCCGCTCCGGGCGATACGTCCGGCAACGCGTCCGGGGGCGTTTCCACTGGCGGCGGGCGCAGGCGCGCACGGCGGGCGTCCACGGACGCGTTCCTGGAGAGCCCCATGGATCCGGAGGCGTCCGGCGAACCGTCGGGGCGGCGCCGGGCCGCCGGCCACGCGGACGGGGACTCCGACGGCGGTGCGGTCACCGGTACGGGTGCCGGAAACGGTGCTGGTACGGGTGCCGGAAACGGTGCCGGTACGAACGTCGCGGGCAGCGGCACCGGCCGTCGTCGCGGGCGCCCGAGCCCGGCCGAGGCGGCCGAGGGCGCCGTCGTCACCGCGGCGGAAGGTGCCGCCGGGGGAGGGCGCCCCGCGCTGGGCGACACCGTCCCGCCGCAGGGCGTGGCCCCGGAGGCGCAGACCAGCCGGCCCACCGGCCGCCGGGCCCGGCGCGCCGAGGCGGCGGTGCCCGCGCTGCCGGCGGCGCCGGAGGGCGCGACCGGCGGGCAGGACAATGCGGGCATCCCGGTGCCCGAGCCCGGCGCGGCACCTGCCGCCGGATGGCCCGTACCCGCCCAGGGCAATCCGCCTGCCGCAACCGGCGCCGCCGCGCTGGAGCCGGCGGGGGCCGTGGCGCAGCCGGCCGGGCGCCGTGCGCGAAGGGCGCTCGGCGGGCCGAGCACGGGTTCGGGTACAAGCACGAGTGCCGGTGCGCAGGAGCAGGTCAGGAGCAACCAGGCCGAGGAGGTGCGCACCGCCTTCGCGCTACCGCCCGCCGACGCCGACCGGGTACCCGCTCCGGTCGCACCGACCGCCCCGGCTGCCCCCGTCGCCCCGGCCGCCGAGGGACGCCATGACGCCGCACCCGTCGCGGCGGGCGCCGATCACACCCCGCCGCAGCCGCACCCCGTACCCACCGGGCGACGCCGGGCGCGCCAGGAGGCCGCGCCGGAGCCGGAGTGGACCGCGAACGGAACGTCAACGTCCGGGCATGGCCCGGCCGCGGTCGCGGGCGCCGCGGCACCCGCGCAGGCCGGAGGCGGCGACAGCGGTTCCGTACCGCTGCCGCCCGCGGCTCCCGCTCCTGCTCCTGCTCCTGCTCCCGCTCCCGCTCCTGCTCCCGCGCCTGCTTCGGCTGCCCCCGCCGCTCCCGATGAGCCGCGGCGTGCCGCGCAGCCGCTGCCCGCGGAGGCACCGCTGCCCGCCGACGCCTCGCACGGCAGGTCGTTCAGTGTGCGCACGCTCGGCCAGGGCGTACCGTTCGCCCAGCATGCCGCCGGGCAGAGCGGGCAGAGCGGGCAGACCGGTGCTGTCGCGCAGCCGCGGCAGCCGTCGCCGAACGGCACGCCCGGGCAGGATCAGACGCAGAACCAGACCCTCGGCGCGGGCCGCCGCCGCAAGCTGGCCACCCCGCCCGCGGGCGACAGCCGCGGCGAGCGTGCCCTTCCCGAGACGGCCGCCCGCCCGCACCCACAGCTCCAGCCGACGCCCACACCCGGACCCGGACCCGGACCCGCCGGACAGTCCGGGCTGCCGGCCCAGCCCCAGCAGCCCTTGCAGCGGATCGCCGCCCCGGCCGAGGGCCGGGCGTACGCGATCGGCGCGCCGGACGAGGGCGCCGAAGGGCCCGAGCCGCTCGACGGCCCCGGCGGCGCCGTCGAGGTCGCGAACCAGCCCGCGCCCGTACCCGTCGACGACGAACTGCCCCCGGAGCCGCTGGACAACCCGCGCCGGCTGCTGGTCTGGCCCGCGCCGGACGTCGCCACGCAGCAGGCGCTGAGCGACCGCGGCTACCGTCCGGTGATCGTGCATTCGCGCGAGGAGGTGGACGCGCAGATCGCGGCGTTCCCCGCGGCGCTCTTCGTCGACCCGCTGACCGGCCCGATCACCCGTACCGCGCTCCAGTCACTGCGCCGGGCGGCGGTCGCGGCCGAGGTGCCCGTGCTGCTCGCGGCCGGTCTGGGCCAGGCGACGCGCGAGGCGGCGTACGGCGCCGACCCCGCCGTACTGCTCAAGGCGCTGGCGCCGCGCGACAGCGAGCAGCATCCGTCGCGGGTGCTGCTGATCGAGGAGCAGAACGACATCGCGACCGCGCTGACGGCGACGCTGGAACGGCGCGGGATGCAGGTCGGGCGGGCCGGGGCCGACGCGGACGCCGTCGCGCTGGCGCAGCAGATGCGGCCGAACCTGGTGGTGATGGACCTGATGCAGGTGCGCCGCCGACGGGCCGGGATCATCGACTGGCTGCGGGCGAACGGCCAGCTGAACCACACCCCGCTCGTCGTCTACACCTCCGCCGGACTCGACCGTGCCGAGCTGCCCAAGCTGTCGTCGGGCGAGACGGTGCTGTTCCTGGCGGAGCGGTCCACGAGCGCCGAGGTGCAGGAGCGGATCGTGGATCTGCTCGCGAAGATCGGTACGAACTGA
- a CDS encoding long-chain fatty acid--CoA ligase, with protein sequence MLSTMQDVPLTVTRILKHGMAIHGTSQVTTWTGDAEPQRRTYRELGERTAQLAHALREDLGVEGDQRVATLMWNNAEHVEAYYAIPCMGAVLHTLNLRLPVEQLVFIVNHAADRVVIVNGSLLPLLAPLLPHLPTVEHIVVSGPGDRSVLEGARAQVHEYEELIAGKPVTYDWPELDERSAAAMCYTSGTTGDPKGVVYSHRSIYLHSMQVNMAQSMGLTDSDTSLVVVPQFHVNAWGLPHAVLMTGVNMLMPDRFLQPGPLAEMIEAEKPTHAAAVPTIWQGLLAELTAKPRDVSSLTQVTIGGSACPPSLMEAFDSLGMRVCHAWGMTETSPLGTIARPPAHAVGTEAELGYRLTQGRFPAGVEARLRGPADEFLPWDGESAGELEVRGPWIAGAYYGGAASGEAGGALRPEDKFSEDGWLKTGDVGVISSEGFLTLTDRAKDVIKSGGEWISSVELENALMAHPEVAEAAVVAVPDEKWGERPLATVVLKDGATADYAALKEFLAGKIARWQLPERWAIIPAVPKTSVGKFDKKVIRRQYAEGELEVTHV encoded by the coding sequence GTGCTGAGCACCATGCAGGACGTACCGCTGACCGTCACTCGCATCCTGAAGCACGGGATGGCGATCCACGGCACTTCACAGGTCACGACATGGACCGGTGATGCCGAGCCGCAGCGCCGTACGTATCGCGAACTCGGCGAGCGCACCGCACAGTTGGCGCACGCGCTGCGCGAGGACCTCGGCGTCGAGGGCGACCAGCGCGTCGCCACGCTGATGTGGAACAACGCCGAGCACGTGGAGGCGTACTACGCGATCCCCTGCATGGGCGCCGTGCTGCACACGCTCAACCTCCGGCTTCCCGTCGAGCAGTTGGTCTTCATCGTCAACCACGCAGCCGACCGGGTCGTGATCGTCAACGGCTCCCTGCTGCCGCTGCTCGCCCCGCTGCTGCCGCACCTGCCGACCGTCGAGCACATCGTCGTCTCGGGCCCGGGTGACCGCTCGGTGCTGGAGGGCGCGCGTGCGCAGGTCCACGAGTACGAGGAGCTGATCGCCGGAAAGCCCGTGACGTACGACTGGCCGGAGCTGGACGAGAGGTCCGCCGCGGCCATGTGCTACACCTCCGGCACCACCGGCGACCCCAAGGGCGTCGTCTACTCCCACCGCTCCATCTATCTGCACTCGATGCAGGTCAACATGGCCCAGTCGATGGGGCTCACGGACTCCGACACCAGCCTGGTGGTCGTCCCGCAGTTCCACGTCAACGCCTGGGGGCTGCCGCACGCCGTCCTGATGACCGGCGTGAACATGCTGATGCCCGACCGTTTCCTCCAGCCGGGCCCGCTCGCCGAGATGATCGAGGCCGAGAAGCCGACCCACGCCGCCGCCGTCCCCACCATCTGGCAGGGACTGCTCGCCGAGCTCACCGCGAAGCCGCGGGACGTCAGCTCCCTCACCCAGGTCACCATCGGAGGCTCCGCCTGCCCGCCGTCCCTCATGGAGGCGTTCGACAGCCTGGGCATGCGCGTCTGCCACGCCTGGGGCATGACGGAGACCTCCCCGCTCGGCACGATCGCCCGTCCGCCGGCCCATGCGGTCGGCACGGAGGCGGAGTTGGGGTACCGCCTCACCCAGGGGCGTTTCCCGGCCGGTGTGGAGGCGCGGCTGCGCGGGCCGGCCGACGAGTTCCTGCCGTGGGACGGCGAGTCCGCCGGCGAGCTGGAGGTGCGCGGCCCGTGGATCGCGGGCGCGTACTACGGCGGCGCGGCGTCCGGGGAGGCGGGCGGGGCCCTCAGGCCCGAGGACAAGTTCAGCGAGGACGGCTGGCTGAAGACCGGTGACGTCGGCGTCATCAGCTCCGAGGGCTTCCTCACCCTCACCGACCGGGCCAAGGACGTCATCAAGTCCGGCGGTGAGTGGATCTCCTCCGTCGAGCTGGAGAACGCGCTGATGGCGCACCCCGAGGTGGCGGAGGCGGCCGTCGTCGCCGTCCCCGACGAGAAGTGGGGCGAGCGCCCGCTGGCCACGGTCGTCCTCAAGGACGGTGCGACGGCCGACTACGCGGCGCTCAAGGAGTTCCTCGCCGGCAAGATCGCGAGGTGGCAGCTGCCGGAGCGCTGGGCGATCATCCCGGCGGTGCCGAAGACGAGCGTCGGGAAGTTCGACAAGAAGGTGATCCGCAGGCAGTACGCGGAGGGTGAGCTGGAGGTCACGCACGTCTGA
- a CDS encoding SigE family RNA polymerase sigma factor yields MTTPVCATASRAASPPPSYPPRPAHASPASHPAHPSHPSYPSYPSFSSYVRARGPVLLRTARSLTANPCDAEDLLQTALTKTYVAWDRIEDHRALDGYVRRALLNTRTSQWRKRKVDEFACEELPEPTGVPEPDPAEQQVLHDAMWRAVMKLPDRQRAMVVLRYYEDLSEAQTAEVLGVSVGTVKSAVSRALGKLREDPELSPVR; encoded by the coding sequence ATGACCACGCCTGTCTGTGCGACCGCCTCCAGGGCCGCATCGCCGCCGCCCTCCTACCCGCCGCGTCCGGCGCACGCCTCACCTGCCTCGCACCCCGCCCACCCCTCACATCCGTCGTATCCGTCGTATCCGTCGTTCTCGTCGTACGTACGGGCGCGGGGGCCCGTGCTGCTGCGAACGGCACGGTCCCTCACGGCCAACCCCTGTGACGCCGAGGATCTGCTGCAGACCGCGCTGACCAAGACGTACGTCGCCTGGGACCGCATCGAGGACCACCGGGCGCTCGACGGCTATGTCCGCCGTGCCCTGCTCAACACGCGTACATCGCAGTGGCGCAAGCGCAAGGTCGACGAGTTCGCCTGCGAGGAACTGCCCGAGCCGACCGGAGTGCCCGAGCCGGACCCGGCCGAGCAGCAGGTGCTGCACGACGCGATGTGGCGTGCGGTCATGAAGCTCCCGGACCGGCAGCGTGCCATGGTCGTCCTGCGGTACTACGAGGACCTCAGCGAGGCCCAGACCGCCGAGGTGCTCGGCGTCTCGGTCGGCACGGTCAAGAGCGCGGTCTCGCGCGCACTGGGCAAGCTCCGCGAGGACCCGGAGCTCTCCCCGGTGCGCTGA